AGCGGCGCCAGCGGATCGGCGGCGTCCAGGGCCAGGCAGTCTTGTCTAGTGGTCATCGATGTTCCAGATGATGTCGGAAGAGGGTCACAGCGAGCGCAGCACCGCGCGCACCGGCGACGCGCAGGCGCCGGCGAGCTTGAGCGGCAGCGCGATCAGTTCGTAGTCGCCTTCGGGCACGTCGTCGAGCACGAGGTTCTCCAGCACGCGCAGGTCCAGCCGCAGCAGGCGCTGATGGCTGTCCAGCGTCTTGCTGGTGGCGGGATCGACGCTCGGCGTGTCGAGTCCGATCAGCTTCACGCCGCGCGCGGCCAGCCACTCGACGGTCTCGGGCGCATAGGCGCTGAACTCGGGATTCCAGACGGTGTCCGCGCGCTCGTTGCAACGCACCAGCACACGCGCCGGAAGATCCTGCGCCGCGTGTTCCAGATGCTCGACGCGGATCAGCGGTCCGCAGCCGATCGCATGGATCACGCGGCAGGGACCGAGGTAGGGATCGAGCGCGACCTCCGCCGCGCTCGCGACGCCGTCGGCGTAATGCAAGGGCGCATCGGCATGCGCGCCCACATGCGGCGACATCGTGATCGCGCTCAGGTTCACCGGGCACTCCGGCGACAGCCGCGCGGTCCACTTCAGCGCGTAGGGCTCGTCGCCGGGAAAGATGGGCGCGTCGGGCGCCACCACCGGCGAGATGTCCCACAGCGAGCGTGGAGAGGATCGCTCGGACGATCGTTGGGAGGATGGGCTGGTTGACTTCATCTGCTGCTCCTGCCGGGCCTTCGGCTAGACGGCGCGCACCTTAGCGCGCGGTCCTGGACCGTGGTGTCGGTTAATTCCAACAAGGCCGGGTGCTTTGCGCAAGCCGCCCGGGGCGGCGACGTCGACGGGTTCAGGGTTATCTAGCGCCCGTCAATCGTTGACACCTCAACTATCCAGGCCTAAAGTGATCCCGTCAAGCAGTCCTCGCCCGACGCTCGCCGGGTTTTCCACCATGCGTATCACCTGCATCGGCGGCGGTCCCGCCGGCCTGTACTTCGCGCTGCTGATGAAGCGGCAGAGCCCGGCGCACGAGGTCACGGTGCTGGAGCGCAACCGCGCCGGCGACACCTTCGGCTGGGGCGTGGTGTTCTCGGACCAGACGCTGGCCGCGCTGCGCGAGGCCGACCCGAAGACGGCCGAGCAGATCCTGCAGTCCTTCAACCACTGGGACGACATCGCCGTCCACATCGACGGCCGCACGATGGTGTCCGGCGGACACGGCTTCTGCGGCATCGGCCGGCGCAAGCTGCTGGACATCCTGCGCGACCGCTGCGAGGAACTGGGCGTCGTGCTGCGCTACGAGACCGATGTCGCCGACGACGCCGACATCGACGCCGACCTGATCATCGCGGCGGACGGCCTCAACAGCCGTCTGCGCCAGAAGTACGCAGCGACGTACCAGCCCGACATCGACCTGCGGAACTGCCGCTTCGTGTGGCTGGGCACGACCCGGCTCTTCGACGCCTTCACCTTCGACTTCCAGAAGACCGAGTGGGGCTGGTTCCAGGCGCACGCCTACCGCTACGACGACACGCATTCGACCTTCATCGTCGAGACGCCGGAGCAGGTCTGGAAGGACGCCGGCCTCGAGGACATGAGCAAGGAAGAGGGCATCGCCTTCTGCGAGCGGCTCTTCGCGAAAGTGCTCGACGGCCATCCGCTGATCTCGAATGCGGCGCATCTGCGCGGCTCGGCGCAGTGGATCCGCTTCCCGCGTGTCGTCTGCAAGCGCTGGGTGCATCACAACGGCCGTGCGCCGGTCGTGCTGATGGGTGACGCCGCGCACACGGCGCATTTCTCGATCGGCTCGGGCACCAAGCTCGCGCTGGAGGATGCGATCGCGCTGGCGCGCGACATCGAGCGCCATGGCGGCGGCGTCGACAGCCTGCCCGCCGCGCTGGAGGCCTATGAAGCCACGCGCGCCATCGACGTGCTGCGCATCCAGAATGCCGCGCGCAATTCGACGGAGTGGTTCGAGAACGTCGACCGCCACGCGCGCCTGGCGCCGGAGCAGTTCGCGTACTCG
This genomic stretch from Mitsuaria sp. 7 harbors:
- the kynB gene encoding arylformamidase codes for the protein MKSTSPSSQRSSERSSPRSLWDISPVVAPDAPIFPGDEPYALKWTARLSPECPVNLSAITMSPHVGAHADAPLHYADGVASAAEVALDPYLGPCRVIHAIGCGPLIRVEHLEHAAQDLPARVLVRCNERADTVWNPEFSAYAPETVEWLAARGVKLIGLDTPSVDPATSKTLDSHQRLLRLDLRVLENLVLDDVPEGDYELIALPLKLAGACASPVRAVLRSL